One Acropora palmata chromosome 2, jaAcrPala1.3, whole genome shotgun sequence genomic window, AAGCAGTGCATCTGAAATGTTGTATTGAAGACAACCTCCCTTAGCATTCGTAATTGATGTGATTATTCTAAATTTGCGTTTTTTTAGCTTGTTACAAGGAACCAGCTCCACCCGTGTGCCCGATCCCTTGCCCATCAGCATGTGCTCCGTCCTGCTTCAGTACCTGTTGTCAACAAGGATATCAGCAGACTTTCTACAtgccaccaccaccaccaccgcCACCACAACCCGTAGCAATCCCTCCACCCCTTCCTTTGCCCTCCGCCTGCCCCGCCCCTTGTCCACCTACATGTGCAACCACGGGATGCTCTCCAGCTTGCTGTAACACCATGTTCAACCCACAGTCCTCTTTCAATTATGGTAAACGGCACCATGCACCCAAACCGGCCAAGGGCGACAAGAAACATCGCATTTTtcacaaacttcacagaaagACCTAAGCAAAACATGCGTATAACAGAACCGAATCGGAAAAACTGGATAAGGAATCCAACTCTCAGCTTTATTTCCAAGCTAATTTTCAAATGAGGGGCTTTTTCACGAGACCAAAATTTACTGGGGCAAGGCAATAGCAGGAGTGACACCAAGAAACAAAGACATTCTATCTTCAGAACTGAGGCGGCTTGAGAGAGAAATTTGACAGATACATCAAGATTGCTGAATCCTCCATGTAGTGTTCATTGCTGATAACAAAGAATTCTGATCATTACAGTAGCGACGAGCTACAAATTAAAGGgtattcaaaatttaaaacataCATCATTCTATATAAATAATCACAGCAAATACCTCACCAAGGGAAGGCTTTTTTCCCGGGTTATTTGAGCTTTCGTTTTATGAGACATACTTTTGCTCGTGCTGGCGCTTGAAAATCGTGTCATGAAAGGTAGTCCGAGGCACTCGTGGACCTATGTTCCACTCTATGGGACACGGATTCCACGTCCTCACCGGTGGATTCTTGCCCTACGTGAAACTCAGCATTCCAAGACCGGCTAGTGTAAAATCCGTATTCCACAGGTAACTATTCCTGGATTCGGGACTGCCGTCCATGGCCATGGCACAATCAAACGGAAAAGTAAAGCGGCCTTAGCTCATTTTTACACCATATCTTCAGAGGTGTTTCGGGGAGGAGAATACATGtgtatattattttaattaaatgGTGGATTTTGGTTAAGGAAAAACGTAAAGTGTCAAATCTTCATTGacttttcaaaacattgaTTTAATATTATCCTGGCCTTTGATCGAAGGAAGCTTGTTGGAAAAAGCTCAGTTGATGATACAGCTTTCGTTGTTATTCCACAAGTCATTGTAATATGATGTGCGTTTTTCACACGTGTAAAATTTGCCTTGTATGCTACCAGTtcattaacagttattcttcgaggacgcgccggatatgagctgatatatataaccaacgaggccgtaggccgagttggttattatcagctcatatccggcaagtccgggaagaataactgttttagtaaattttcaagcaattctcttgatttcttcgggtgaaacctcctcaaatcgtgacattttctttaccgacgacgccgcgaaacaattttttccgacctccaaaatttcagcacaagaaattcgccatcagtttttccttatttggtcaaacttaacgataatggctcatatgatgggcttagggaaccaatcagaaagctggaaaatcctgagctaaaaatttactaatgtGTAATAGCTGTGAGTTGATTTTTGCGCACCCCCTAATAAAGCGTTCTTCAGTCGGAGAACAAAATTTACTTCCGTAATGATCACGCTCACATGCTGACCTTTCTTTCATAGGATAAGCATTAACCTTCACTTTGATCTAATCACGTGGGAGGCGCCCACCTATTTCTTTCACatcaaaattatcattatgaATTTCAACAGAACACACAGGTTCCTTTTCATTAGCATGCTAATGGAACTTGGTTCTCTATCCAacaaggaaaaaggaaatatcGTCAATCTTTAACAGATCCACGAAATATTTGTTGTTCACCTGCTGGGATGTCAATACAGGTGGAATGCATTGCATTCGAGCACGTTGACCTGTCTTGGCAGACAAGATAGCTATGTGTTGGTGCTAACCACGTCCACAGTGAATAAAAGCACGCAAAGAAGAGCTAATTTAACATACAGGATAAACAAAGCTAACCGTTTCAATTTGGTCACGGAGCAACGCTCCTTCTCATCAAAAAGAGGTGCTTTTAAATTTACCTCCGCATTTGTTTAACGCAAATAAGAGGCCCTTTCTTTGGATTACCATAGGAAAGAGTAGTGTCAAATGAATAGGGATTCGACAACACAACGTAAAACTGCATTGTGTTTTTATAGAATTCAGTGGGTGATGCATTTTCGTCACTGTTATTGCTTTTTTACACCTAATCGTAATACCACGTTTAGCCTGGAAACACGCTCTTGGGTCATGTTGATTATATAATTGGGTCATGTTGATTAGGCTATTGAGGCGGAACCGCCTAAAATAGCAACTAAACGATCAGTCCAACTTGATGCTACAATAGTCGCTGAAGGTCTCCGTTTTACTTTTCATACAATGATTTCTTCTCTACACAAATAGCTTACTATGGACGAAAAGGTAAGGATTTAAAGTACAAGATGAATGAAAGAGGAGACGCCGCTATTTTACGAAGGAGCCCTAATTTTGGTAGCCAATTAATCCTACGCCTTTTTCATTGCGAAGACCTGTACTACCAGGCTAAGCTTGTGAACAATGGGATGTAAGCATGTGACGATCGAAAGAGGTGGCATAGGCTCGTGGACGATTACGCAACGAGAAGAAGGAGAATCTCACCGTTAAAAGACACTCGGTTTGAACGGTTTGATCGACTAAAGGATCTGAGCAGCTTGCTATTATCACAATATGATGAGGTGTGTGTGGTGACAGGCAAAGATGATGAATTTTCTCAATGTCGATCGCAGACCCCCGGTCACAGAACTTCACCACTTGACaagcataaaaattaaaaaagggtGTCTCGGGAACATAGATTTCTTTCCCTACCAACATCCTCTGCAAGTAAACCTCCTTCAAACTGCATTTGTAAGCCCAATTAAAAGGTGGAGGGGAATTAAACACACAAGATTCACACAAATCAGTTAGTGAAAACTGGTTAGAAAACTGGCAATAAGGTTATCTCCTGTTTCtattaaacaaatttgacGGGGTTTCGTGAAAATACATTTTGCACACTTACCGAACAGTCACTTTATCCAGTCTCGTTctcattattttgttactatGTTTAGCTTGCTTTTTTTAGTTTGATCCAGCCCATGATCAGTTTTGTTTAAAAGCTTACTTGTTGTCTTAAAACCAACGATTTTCACGTATTATCTCAGTCGGTCGATAAGATTTTCTTCACAAATGATATTCAAGTGCGCGAAACTATCATGAATAAAGGACATTTCCTCAAATAACATTCTCTGACAAAGCATTTGATATATTTTCATCTGAtaatttcgattttttttcctttcaggcAAATCCCTCTAAGCTATActcaatgaaacaaactagTTCAACTTGGCTACACGTAGCTTCATCACCCTGGAGTTAGTCCTGAGAATCGGTTTCGACAAACAAATGACAATGGACAGTTAGCTGTTAAATATAACTTCAAATAAATGTACCACGTTTATAATTTTTAGATTTATGTCTTAAGGTAATGTTGGAAATGGCttattcaaaacaacttttatttttattctggCCTGATGATGACAATGGTATTGTAATCACCTTTAGGCTATAAGGCCGAGGAACAGTGTTTTAAATTTACCCGAAGTGTGTCTCATTGTCTTAAAACAAGGTAATTGACCTCTTGAGACATTGCGTATTACGTTTCCTAGAGTCAAGAATCCGCTGTAATCTAACTATTTCCAGTTATATTGTCTTACTTGTACCTGTTTACCCGTTGAAAATTGCCGTACTCTATATCTAGCTACTGGTCATCTTATGTAACTGCTGACATAACACAGTGTAACTAGAGTTAAGAATCCTTTTTATTCTGGTCTCAACAGATCAAAGATTAAACACTGTAATCTAACTATTTCCAGTTATATCGTCTTACTTGTACCGGTTTACCCGTTGAAAATTGCCGTACCCAGTCTATATCTAGCTACTGGCCATCTTATGTAACTGCTGACATAATACAGTGTAACTAACAAACGTGACTTTAAGGTTACATAAGCGATGCAGAAATAGCGTAGACGACGGATTGGTTCATGCGTACAAGTTCTATACCCTATCATATTGCCTTTTAGAAAAGCATTACATCTGTCTGGCGGTTTTTTATTAGCACTTTTCCATTTGACTTCACCTCTCAAGTTAATAAATGGGACGTATTTATTGATATAAAATACAAATCCGGGCTTACGTGTAATGACACGAGGCAGAGAATTAACATCTTTTGCAGTTGCCGGCTTTATTGCATATACAAACGGAAATGACCAAGCTTAAATAATCTATTTTTAAACATTCTACTACACATCAACAGTCTAATTCTTGAATTAACTGGCTAATATAGTGATTTGGCCACTTTTCAGGTacattatttcttttgattcATTCGATATTTGTTTCTTGCTACTAAGCCGCGAAATATCACCCAATAGGGTTATCTTTTTCACCACGGCCGCGTGGGCTGACCTTATGATCCTGTTTTGACTAGATTTAGAACTGAATTTATTCCAATTCAACGGAGTTCAATAAATaatggagaaaacaaaaaaacctaATCTCATTCATCAACTCGGAGAGTTTAGATATGGAAACGTGTTATACAGCGAAGTTATCTCAAAGTTAAAGGACCACccgtttagaaaaattgctgtACCAATTACTTAATGTGAAGAGAATTTTCGCGGTCATTCGGATATATACTGTTCTCGAGTTCAGCCTAATTTCCCTAAGAAAAcgttttggaatttttgtgTGGGATCTACTAATTTTATACAATTACCATCAATGTATTGTTGAGGGTACTGACAAAACTCAGCTGCCTGTAAAACGTCTTAGGATTAGATGAATGACAACTGCAGTAACGCTTAAAAACAAAGTTACTACGGtgaatttacaataattcGAGAAACCATTGCCTTAGTGGCATTGATTACATCTTCGAAAAGAAAGGTTTACCTTCCTCAGATTGTACAATGCCGTGAACTTTTCCAGGAAATGCAACAATTAAAAGTGGAGTTATCTGACATTAATTATCATGAATTTTGCACCTTCTAGGCGGGTCCTGAAAGACAATTACCAACCCCAGGTGATGGTGTCAAAATCATCGGTACCTGCCTGCTCTTCTTTCTTAAACTTGAACGATTTCCAGTCGATGCTGTGGATTTCAAAGATAGTGCCCCTTTTGCAGCTTTGCGATACTCGGAACTCATAAGTCCGAAGATAATAGGGTGACAGCAGCTATTGAAGAAGACCAGCCACATTACCACGATATAGATAACATTGGAAGTGAAATACGAGAACGAATCAGTAGCTCCCAACATTCTCCAACATATATAGGCACTATAAGGAAATAGTGTCCAAGCAGATACTGCGACCACTACCACCAACATGACAACAGCTTTCTTTCTGGTTTTGAGCGCTTGAGGGCTAACCTGAACCATATGAGAGATGGAGTCGAAGTCATCTTGCTCGGCGTTTGCTCGGCGGCTCCTCATTCTTGCTTTGATCTTCAAGATGGTCACAATGTGGAGGCAAATCATGAAGGTAAGAGGCACAAAGCGCAAAGCAATTGCCTGAACAACGTTAAATATCCGGCGAGTTTGGAAGGAGGGCCAGTCTTCGATGCAGTAAGGAACACCATTTATTTCTCTCACTGTTCTATAGCTCAGGTAAACTGATGACTGGATAATTCCAAGGATCCATCCTCCAAGGACCAAGTAGCGAACCTTAGTTCGCTGGGAACGTACGTGGAACGGAAAATGCACGACCAAGAATTTCTCGACCCCAATTATTACCAGGGTGAAAATGACAGCGTTTGTGGCCAGGTTTTGCACAAACATGACGAGCTTACAAGCTATTAAACCAAAGACCCACTTGCCCAAGATGAAAATATGGAGAACGAAGACTGGGATGCAAATCAAAGTGATCAGGACGTTGGCGAAGCTGAGGCTCAAGATAGAGAAATTAGTAGAGCTTCTGCGAAGATGTTTCTGCCGTAATATAATCGACATGAAAGCACAGTTCCCAACGAGAGATGGAACAAATGTTaaggtgaaaaagaaaacgataaTAACTCTGACCTCATAAGTAAACAGGCAGATCACTGCTCCACAATCATCGGTAGAGTTGGTGACGGTGGCGTTCATTTCAAACCTACTGCGAAGAGTAGCAGCAGTTACTAAAACAAGTTCTGTGTTCAGCTCGATCTTTTATAACATCCGCTACGAAGGAACACATGCGTGTCAAAGAACGTGTGCGAAGATTTCGACGTTTTCATCTACTAATTAACAACTTTTCATTCTTCTTATCTTTAAACACCATTAACACAGGCAGGTGTTTTAAATTGATTGAATGTGTGTCCATTACCTTTAGCTAGGAGACATTAACGTGGGGTATAACCTATTGTATTAGAGCCCAACCTGGTGTCAATAGGAAGAAACATGTCGATATGAGATATTGGTTTTGGTTGGGAATATATAAACAATCTTTCAAACCTTACAGAGAGGAATGAGAGCCGCTTacgcaaattaatttttataaactGTTTGATCTTAATAAAGAATTGAATATTGAATTTACCGCCTTAGTGTAGTTTGTTGCTCGTACATTCACATATTTTCATCTCCATCAGCGTCTGTTAGAGGATTTTCCGGATGGACCTGACATGAGTATTTAATGATACAtgacaatttcaaaataatggaGGCACTTTTGAAGTGAATTTGTAATTACACCTTACGTAAGCTTTACAAGaaacaaaggtttcaaaaaaaaaaaaactaaacttCTGAGACGTTTTAATATTAATTCAAAAATCAAACATCAGGAATAAACACCAATGGTAAAAGCACACTTCTTCACCGCTTAACATTAATATTGCAAAAACGACGTCGACAggaggagaaaaagagccagAAAACAACAGATTAACACGGAATTACAAAAACTTAACGAAAAAAACGgactttaaaataataatttctcttttctttgcgCGGTAGTAGCCTCGAGTCGGCGGCGAAGTGGCCGTAGTTAAAATTGACGATTTGTTCACGCTGGCAAAAGAGCTGATACTTCAAGAGAAATGCAAGCCaagattttatctttttgatATCATATAGGGCGCAACAAATTTCATTTGGAAAGACTTAAAACAGGTGACCGGCTAATAGTAATTTAGTTTCAGTTGATACGACCAGTTTTCACATcattattcaaatttgtgataatttcaatttggatTGGTGACTATCGATCATTTCCCATTCATTGGTAATAAATGCATGGAGTTCGTTTACAATGTTTAGCCAAAAGTTCCTGTTATTTAAAACGAAATTTCTTGCTCTACAAATTCCTGAAAGTATGACCTTTTGATTGATGATGGATATTTTCTATCTCATGTGTTCAACGAAAACTTTCGTCAAAATCCCTAGGAAGGGAGGAGTTACTGCTCGCGATTAGCGCTAGTTATGCGATTGACAACAGTGTTGAGAGAAATTCccttaatttttcaagttaAGAGTAAGTAAATCTCCCTCAATTTTGATCGAGTCGGGGCATGAAAGAGTGACCTGTAGAAATATTCTAGAAAGGTTGCATGAATACCGGCTAGGTATGGatatataattatgtaacTTCTATTGGTCTCAAGATAATACAACCAAATTTTACGACTTGTGATTGAACTTATCTTGGGGCTTTGCAATTCAATGCGAAAATTGGGTATCAAAAGAGTTAACAAAAGAGCGTCGGCTCTTCGTCAGTAGAGCGAAGGGTTCAGCACTGACattcaaaacgtcagctttgttATCGTTTTACGGTGCTAGTTTGACGCTAATCAAGCAGTTTGATATCCCGAATTTTCGAGCGTCATTTCTTCAAACGACATTAGCCTTTGGATAGAATACATCTTGCTAAAACCATTGTATTATACTTTTAAGACTTCTTGGCCAGTGCGCCAAGAGATACAGTGAAGCTTTCTTGCGAAAATGTATAGGATTTAACGAAACGACGACATGAAGATACCACAGCAGCGTGGAAAGTCAGGAGAAGAATGTTGCACAGCTCTCCTTGcgtcaatggcttttcgttATTCATATGAAACTGTTTGATATCGTCTGCCGCACGATTGAGGTAGATAAAAACACATAATGCATAATCAGCATCGAAATTTCAGATAATCTTTTCATAGTGCAATCTGTACTCTCCGCTAAAGAAGGAGTCACGGATTTATGTACAAAATAGctaaattttccttcattacACTTGGCAGAATCCGCGATCGACATTATCGCTTAAGAGAGACAGTCTAAGCCAGGCTTCATATCGCATCATAGTCAAATTGCTTCCGGGCTGTTTTGCCGATTTTTATGAGTTTGTGTTTAATAGTTCATAAGTTCATTTAGTCGCGAAAACTCGCTGCAGGGTTATCTTCCCacaataaaagaataataaaaataaaagaatgcTAATGGTGAAAGGAACATTTCAGAATATTCCATTAACATCTAAGAATCACGTCCAATGTCGATAGTTCCAACAGCAGTATTTCTATAATATGGAGTCAGTCTGCACCGCTCTGAGCGGCCAGTCAACGGCTTTAATATCATGTCTCctctttttgccaaaatgtGTTTTAGACTTCAAAATACATTCTTACAAGAGACAAGCACGGTGAATCATAGCAAAAGCAGTGGaatcatttaaatttttaacaatCCTTTAAGCCCCTTTTAAAGCAGGGTGAAAACTCATAATTAATCCTTAAGAATTAAGATATTCCGTGTCAATTCTTGTGTTCCAGTTAaaggaaataagaaaaaaaaagactcttGGTTTGCTTATCCATTGGGAcgtaaaatgataaaaaaaaaaagaaaagaaaagaaaaaaaaatccacctGGTTTCCTAGGAATCATCTCGCAGGTTTATCAAGGAAACTCAACAGACCCCAACAGTGGGAGGCAAATCAATACATATCAATAAAGGAGACTTTTACAGTTACGATCGAAGGTTCAGCCAAAAAATAAGCTCAATACCTGATTCTTGAGGTAATTGATCTAACTGAACATATCACGCAGCACTGCAAAAATTTATCGGTCGTGGAAACACCATCTTACTGTTAGATGCAAAGACCAGTTACGTAATTGATGTAATTAACCCTAGGCTAGGTGCAACAGAACAATTCATCATTCTAATTACTGAACTGCCGATGGCCATCAGCTTTTGGTGATGAACTCATGTTTAAGATCAAGCTTAACGTACAGCTATAATGTCACTGGAGTACGCCAGTCAGGTAAAGTTTTCGTTACGCTCATTATGCAACTATCGATCTGGGgaattttgaccggtcaaGCGCTAAAAAAACGTTAACCAAGTCGCAGAGTACGGTTACAAATTGCCTATTGGGCCCGTAACTTGCTTGTTTTCTGGTCCTATTGTTTTAACTTGACCTGACGATTGCATAATCAGCAGAATTCACAGGTTTAAGAAAGAGTTTTCCTATTGTCCTTAGAGCACAAGATTACAGTAAATTCTTCCTGGATTTAGCTCATCTATCCATCTTTACTTTACTTTCACCCTCTATTTGATTCTGTTTTTCAACGTGTATAGTATCTGTGTATATTTAGTTGAGGTCCAAGATCTAGAACTGAGTCTTATTAGTGGCATTTACAGACATTTCACCACAGCTTTTCTATTTTATAGATTTGTGTTGCGGTATTTTAGAACCGTGTTATAAAATattatcttttttcaaattctgtATTTATCGCGATCAACATTGGCCATCTCTTTATTCATGGTTTTTACCCTCCTTTGCTCGACAAAGTACTCAACAGTTTCACGATCTCTCGAAGCCCCCACGACCCGCGTTTATTATTCGAACTAGTCGATGAAAGGTTATAGACTCGACTTACAGTTGGCGCATTCGAATTATTTCAGACGCATTTACCCAGGGTCATCACTTAGGACGCATCTTCGTAGGTTACACAGTCCTTACTTCAATACGAATTATCCGCTCTCTAAAATAAAGTGCAACATTGCTCAAAGAAATCCAAAAACTAGAAAGTCACGGTGATAATGATATTATATCTGCCTGATGCAGCAGTCAGTAGAACACTTTGACTTCCTCCAACCAGAGATTTAGCCCACAAAGTTGGACTAGTTTGTCGTTGTTGGCCTAACCATACAAAATATAATGCCCAAGATCAGTGATCCCTCTCACTTTTGAATCCCtaacgtatatatatatacgtaaATCCAGAACTGACACCACAGCAGCATCCATCAAGTTGCTGTACCATGCGGACCATCAGAGTGATATTAAAAACCGTACCTTTTCTTCCCGAGGATCCTTTATAGTCTACATACTTTTGAAATACTGTTAAAGCTCAACTATGCGGATCCTGAGAAATTGATCAAAGTTACAGTATCTTTTGTAAGAAGATGCACTCACCACTTTGCCCCATCAAAATTGTCTGGCCTTGAAAGGGTTTACATTTACACTTTAATGAAGCTGATTTTCAAGACAATGGATAgataatttataaaattattgatttacTTAGCGAACCAGAGTATTCAGAATATACAAGTTCAAATGATTTAACCTTTCCTGCATGAAATAGTAGGACTAAAATCAGAGGTAGCCAACTTGAAACTGAACATGCAAACAAGAGAGAAAGGCTGGTCTCAATCATGTTTTTTTCGgtgagcatgtttttgagcCTATGACACATCATATTCAAGCCGTTTACTTGACTAAATATACTAACCAATGCGTAATCATCTTCCCGCTTGGTACTGAGACCCTTTCATAGCGATTGTTTTCGAGGGATCAAAGTAAGTGTTGATGAATAAATAAGAAAGGGGAATGATATGCGTATATCAGAAGCGCAATACCTTAAAAGTTCATGATGATcactgtaatttttttggctgtCACGCAACGTTGCGTGATATCCTAAGACAGGTGCTACTCACGGAAGGTTTGACCAAATATATATTACACTCAATCTTGAACTCCAATGTTATTGAAACGGTCAATTTTACATAACTTGGTAAGTTTTACTAATTGCATGGTCTTACCTTTTAGgtcttttgcaatttcttcTCTGTAAAGTTCGCTCAACGATACCAAAATACACAATTCCGATTCCCACACTCAGCATAGACAATATAAATGCGTTCGATCAAAGAACGACTctctgaaaggaaaaatagtaTCTAATGATACGCTGTGTCGCAACAAATCTTGCTCAACTGAATCAGGCATCCTTATTACCGTTGTTTAAATGTTATTTGCCCTAGTCTTACACTTATGAACTACTCTAAACTTCCATGCCACTTCTGCCACTGCAACTACCAATACGTATACTAAGCACGCGGATGCTCCAATACTACGAATCTACAAAACTGTATTAC contains:
- the LOC141863768 gene encoding galanin receptor 2a-like → MNATVTNSTDDCGAVICLFTYEVRVIIVFFFTLTFVPSLVGNCAFMSIILRQKHLRRSSTNFSILSLSFANVLITLICIPVFVLHIFILGKWVFGLIACKLVMFVQNLATNAVIFTLVIIGVEKFLVVHFPFHVRSQRTKVRYLVLGGWILGIIQSSVYLSYRTVREINGVPYCIEDWPSFQTRRIFNVVQAIALRFVPLTFMICLHIVTILKIKARMRSRRANAEQDDFDSISHMVQVSPQALKTRKKAVVMLVVVVAVSAWTLFPYSAYICWRMLGATDSFSYFTSNVIYIVVMWLVFFNSCCHPIIFGLMSSEYRKAAKGALSLKSTASTGNRSSLRKKSRQVPMILTPSPGVGNCLSGPA